In Fragaria vesca subsp. vesca linkage group LG5, FraVesHawaii_1.0, whole genome shotgun sequence, the genomic stretch TGCGCCATAAGGTGAGTCTAAGCTCTTACTCTCACTACGCTATCTAACAAAGACATAGTTGATAGGGTTTAGCTTGCGGTGTAGGCATCACCTGCCCAAGGACTTATCTCTTTGTTAATGCTGGATCGTATCTTTCCATTAGGCCAATCAACTAAGTTGATATCCATCAACGAAGGGTGGTTCGATAGTAGACTCATTATTTCACGTCCTCATGTACACTAGTGTAATACTTGTAGAGATCTATATATAGATTGGATTTGACATTGAGACGTCCCCCAACGATAATCACAATTCAGACTTCATGAGACGGATTTGAGTATCACTGATCAATGGATCAGGTTGTGCCAAGCTCGCTTTCTTTCTAGTGCAAGACAATATTGAACCTAAGGGCCTCCCTCCTTTTAGGGAGCCACACGGCCTTCTGACACCAATTTTGCCACTATATGGCGTCACCATATCACCATCCATGGTGATGGCGTCAAGACCAACACTTTTTGGTCGCGCCATGTCCTTTTGTAGGACATCAATCCTTGCAGACATATTTGCAGCATGTGATCTCGTCACTTTAACACTATAAGCATTTGGGATCAAGATGAGACTTAGTGGGGACAAACCACGACAATTCACGTCGTTCCACTTGAACACTTGTGTTCTTATCTCCCCTAACGCGGGAATATTGTCTCATCAAAGTGACAATCCGTAATTTAGCGGTGAATGAGATCGCCTGACAAGGTTCCTACATATGCGGATTATAGGNNNNNNNNNNNNNNNNNNNNTTTGGCGACAACATGGGATTCGATATTCGAATCGTAGTGACATACAGTTCACTAGATTGACTCATGAATTTCTCCAAGATGCGCTTCAGTTCGCATTCATGAGGTATACACAAAAGAATTCTTGTTCATTCTCACAATGTGTTTTCAAATGAAAACCCACTACGGCCTTTTCGGCTTCAGACGACTGGGTTCAGACGACAGAAGACGTTAAGTCTGTCGTCTCGAATATTGTAACGACAGACATTTAAAAGAGTGTTGTCTGAAAATAGTAACTCAATACTAGTTAAAATTAACGTGTTTTTGAGACGACATACGTTTGTCGTCTTAAAAACAAAGAAAAATAACCCTAATGTTACCCATTTAAGACGACAGAAAACTGTCGTGTGTTAAAGAAGCTTAAATTGTCTCATACCGTAATTTTTTTGGCATAACTGAAGGAGGTTTTTTGACACTTAAAACCAACTCTACTTTCTCTTCAACTCCCCGATACTTCTCCCAACTCATTCTCTCAACAGCTCTCACTCGTTCCTCAGCTCTCAGCTCTCACTCGTTCCTCAGCTCTCTTTCTATAATTACTTTCTCCGCCTGATTCTCACTTCCTCTGTCATTCCCCAACCTCGTTCCGCATCCTTCGAGATGAACAATCAATTTGTCGCCATCCATCCACCACCATAGATCTGCTTAATTAGGCCGGGTTTTAAGTTTTTGACTGGTAAGTTCGAAAAGTTGAATTCGGGTTTTGTTGGATTGGGTTGAGTTTGGGGTTTTGATTGGTCGATTTAGGGTTTGTAAGCTTTCCTTATGAGATTTGAGTGTTTGATTAAAACTCTTTTCTTTCTGTGCATGTTCATCTCATCTGGTATTCTTCATGTTTTGTTTAGATATGGGTATGTAGGTTAGTAGATTGGATTGCATGTGAGGGTTCAGTGGATATACTATTGAGTTAAGTCTGTTCTTACTATTTATGCTCATATTGATAAATTTCTTTTGAACTGATATATTTTTGTTCTTAACTTGGTAGGGATATTGCTGAGTAGAGGATTGCAAGTGGGGTGATTAGAAGCTACGTAGCTACGTGTTTTGGCTTAATCGGTGAGTTTGAATGACTATACTGAGTTTGGTAGAGAAATGCATGTGTGGTTGTGTATCTCTTTGTATATATATGTATTTGTGTGTCTTAATTAGTTCTTGTTGCTGTGTGTCTTTATTATATGTATTCATGGATTTATGTGGTGATATGTTGAGCTGCAAATGTAAACTGTTTTGGAATTGTGTTTTTATCTGCAAGTGAGCTATATATATGTGGATTCATGTACTGATAATTGTGCTAGGGAAATGTAGATATATATGTCGTAATGCATTTGAGAAATTGTTTCAATATGAGCTATTTATGTATGTACCTACATATAATGTTAATATATATAGCTAATAATTGTTTGTTTTATATAAGATGGATAAAACATGGATGCTGGCAGACAGGAGGTCACTAAGGTTTGAGATAGGATTTGAAAATTTTCTTAAGGTCGCATCGGATAATGCTAAGGACCCTAATAATATACCTTGCCCTTGCTTAAAGTGTTGCAACAATGGATTTGGTTCTATACAGTTCATTAAGGATCATGTCTTTTTTAATGGTATAATGGAAAACTATGACCGTTGGAAGTGGCACGGAGAATGTTCTTATGCCGCCAGACATGGTTTGAGTGAGGGTTCTGAAACAGTAGAAATGAATCCAGATTTAGGGATAGAAGTAGATGATGTGGGTAATGAAGATGAAGAGCTTTCGACAGACTCGAATGAGTTTATGCAGTTTGTAGAGGATGGAGATAAGCCTCTATATCCTGGTTGTACCAAAGCAACCAAGATGAATGGTTTGATAGAAACCTTTAATCTTAAAGCAAGGTACGGACTGTCTGATTCATGCTATTCAGACATTTTAATATTGTTTGGAACTCTGCTTCCCGATGGGAATGAATTACCTGGGTCTGTTAAAGAGGTCAAAAAATTTTTGTCCACATTAGGGATGGAATATGAGAAGACTGATGCTTGTCTAAATGACTGCATCTTGTATAGAGGCTTGCATGTTGCTGCTCAAAGATGTCCAACTTGTACTGCATCAAGGTGGAAACTAGCAAAGGACAAGTCTGAGAGAGTTGGGGTGTCTGTAAAGACATTGTGGTATTTTCCACCAATCCCAAGGTTTCGAAGGATGTTCCAATCGACATTTTCTGCTAAGCAACTGACTTGGCATGCGAAGGGCAGAAAGAAGGACGGAATGATGAGACATCCAGCGGATTCTCCAATGTGGAAAATGATAGACACTAAATGGCCAGATTTTGGTATAGAACCTAGGAACCTTAGACTTGCATTGTCCTCAGATGGGTTTAACCCATTTGGTGCAGCAAACAGTAAGTACTCTTGTTGGCCGGTGATTTTGGTCACCTATAACCTTCCTCCATGGTTATGCATGAAGAGGAAGTACATGATGTTAACTTTGTTAATTTCAGGACCTAAGCAGCCTGGAAATGACATTGATGTCTATCTGCAAATGAACTGAAACTTGTCGATAATGAAGTTTCTGAAACCATTAGGTGGCTGGCTGGTGGACCAAATACGGAGGTCCCTACTTTCCGTGGTTACCACGTGAATGGGGTTGATTTCAACACTAGGGAGCGAGACAATGTTCGATCAGTTCAAAACAGTGGGGTTTTTTTGGTTGCCGATGCAATGCAAGTTGCTAGTGCAAGGGATAAAAGGCCAAGAACTAATGATATGGAGTTCTATGGCCGGATTCAACATATTTGGGAGGTGGACTACTACAAGTTTAGGGTGTCAATATTCTTGTGTGATTGGGTGGAGTCATCTAGGGGCGTCAAAGTCGATGAACTTGGGTTTGCTTTGGTTAAACTAGATAGGATAGGGCATTTAAATTATCCTTTTGTCTTAGCTACCCATGTTAAACAAATTTTCTACATAGAAGACCCCNNNNNNNNNNNNNNNNNNNNNNNNNNNNNNNNNNNNNNNNNNNNNNNNNNNNNNNNNNNNNNNNNNNNNNNNNNNNNNNNNNNNNNNNNNNNNNNNNNNNNNNNNNNNNNNNNNNNNNNNNNNNNNNNNNNNNNNNNNNNNNNNNNNNNNNNNNNNNNNNNNNNNNNNNNNNNNNNNNNNNNNNNNNNNNNNNNNNNNNNNNNNNNNNNNNNNNNNNNNNNNNNNNNNNNNNNNNNNNNNNNNNNNNNNNNNNNNNNNNNNNNNNNNNNNNNNNNNNNNNNNNNNNNNNNNNNNNNNNNNNNNNNNNNNNNNNNNNNNNNNNNNNNNNNNNNNNNNNNNNNNNNNNNNNNNNNNNNNNNNNNNNNNNNNNNNNNNNNNNNNNNNNNNNNNNNNNNNNNNNNNNNNNNNNNNNNNNNNNNNNNNNNNNNNNNNNNNNNNNNNNNNNNNNNNNNNNNNNNNNNNNNNNNNNNNNNNNNNNNNNNNNNNNNNNNNNNNNNNNNNNNNNNNNNNNNNNNNNNNNNNNNNNNNNNNNNNNNNNNNNNNNNNNNNNNNNNNNNNNNNNNNNNNNNNNNNNNNNNNNNNNNNNNNNNNNNNNNNNNNNNNNNNNNNNNNNNNNNNNNNNNNNNNNNNNNNNNNNNNNNNNNNNNNNNNNNNNNNNNNNNNNNNNNNNNNNNNNNNNNNNNNNNNNNNNNNNNNNNNNNNNNNNNNNNNNNNNNNNNNNNNNNNNNNNNNNNNNNNNNNNNNNNNNNNNNNNNNNNNNNNNNNNNNNNNNNNNNNNNNNNNNNNNNNNNNNNNNNNNNNNNNNNNNNNNNNNNNNNNNNNNNNNNNNNNNNNNNNNNNNNNNNNNNNNNNNNNNNNNNNNNNNNNNNNNNNNNNNNNNNNNNNNNNNNNNNNNNNNNNNNNNNNNNNNNNNNNNNNNNNNNNNNNNNNNNNNNNNNNNNNNNNNNNNNNNNNNNNNNNNNNNNNNNNNNNNNNNNNNNNNNNNNNNNNNNNNNNNNNNNNNNNNNNNNNNNNNNNNNNNNNNNNNNNNNNNNNNNNNNNNNNNNNNNNNNNNNNNNNNNNNNNNNNNNNNNNNNNNNNNNNNNNNNNNNNNNNNNNNNNNNNNNNNNNNNNNNNNNNNNNNNNNNNNNNNNNNNNNNNNNNNNNNNNNNNNNNNNNNNNNNNNNNNNNNNNNNNNNNNNNNNNNNNNNNNNNNNNNNNNNNNNNNNNNNNNNNNNNNNNNNNNNNNNNNNNNNNNNNNNNNNNNNNNNNNNNNNNNNNNNNNNNNNNNNNNNNNNNNNNNNNNNNNNNNNNNNNNNNNNNNNNNNNNNNNNNNNNNNNNNNNNNNNNNNNNNNNNNNNNNNNNNNNNNNNNNNNNNNNNNNNNNNNNNNNNNNNNNNNNNNNNNNNNNNNNNNNNNNNNNNNNNNNNNNNNNNNNNNNNNNNNNNNNNNNNNNNNNNNNNNNNNNNNNNNNNNNNNNNNNNNNNNNNNNNNNNNNNNNNNNNNNNNNNNNNNNNNNNNNNNNNNNNNNNNNNNNNNNNNNNNNNNNNNNNNNNNNNNNNNNNNNNNNNNNNNNNNNNNNNNNNNNNNNNNNNNNNNNNNNNNNNNNNNNNNNNNNNNNNNNNNNNNNNNNNNNNNNNNNNNNNNNNNNNNNNNNNNNNNNNNNNNNNNNNNNNNNNNNNNNNNNNNNNNNNNNNNNNNNNNNNNNNNNNNNNNNNNNNNNNNNNNNNNNNNNNNNNNNNNNNNNNNNNNNNNNNNNNNNNNNNNNNNNNNNNNNNNNNNNNNNNNNNNNNNNNNNNNNNNNNNNNNNNNNNNNNNNNNNNNNNNNNNNNNNNNNNNNNNNNNNNNNNNNNNNNNNNNNNNNNNNNNNNNNNNNNNNNNNNNNNNNNNNNNNNNNNNNNNNNNNNNNNNNNNNNNNNNNNNNNNNNNNNNNNNNNNNNNNNNNNNNNNNNNNNNNNNNNNNNNNNNNNNNNNNNNNNNNNNNNNNNNNNNNNNNNNNNNNNNNNNNNNNNNNNNNNNNNNNNNNNNNNNNNNNNNNNNNNNNNNNNNNNNNNNNNNNNNNNNNNNNNNNNNNNNNNNNNNNNNNNNNNNNNNNNNNNNNNNNNNNNNNNNNNNNNNNNNNNNNNNNNNNNNNNNNNNNNNNNNNNNNNNNNNNNNNNNNNNNNNNNNNNNNNNNNNNNNNNNNNNNNNNNNNNNNNNNNNNNNNNNNNNNNNNNNNNNNNNNNNNNNNNNNNNNNNNNNNNNNNNNNNNNNNNNNNNNNNNNNNNNNNNNNNNNNNNNNNNNNNNNNNNNNNNNNNNNNNNNNNNNNNNNNNNNNNNNNNNNNNNNNNNNNNNNNNNNNNNNNNNNNNNNNNNNNNNNNNNNNNNNNNNNNNNNNNNNNNNNNNNNNNNNNNNNNNNNNNNNNNNNNNNNNNNNNNNNNNNNNNNNNNNNNNNNNNNNNNNNNNNNNNNNNNNNNNNNNNNNNNNNNNNNNNNNNNNNNNNNNNNNNNNNNNNNNNNNNNNNNNNNNNNNNNNNNNNNNNNNNNNNNNNNNNNNNNNNNNNNNNNNNNNNNNNNNNNNNNNNNNNNNNNNNNNNNNNNNNNNNNNNNNNNNNNNNNNNNNNNNNNNNNNNNNNNNNNNNNNNNNNNNNNNNNNNNNNNNNNNNNNNNNNNNNNNNNNNNNNNNNNNNNNNNNNNNNNNNNNNNNNNNNNNNNNNNNNNNNNNNNNNNNNNNNNNNNNNNNNNNNNNNNNNNNNNNNNNNNNNNNNNNNNNNNNNNNNNNNNNNNNNNNNNNNNNNNNNNNNNNNNNNNNNNNNNNNNNNNNNNNNNNNNNNNNNNNNNNNNNNNNNNNNNNNNNNNNNNNNNNNNNNNNNNNNNNNNNNNNNNNNNNNNNNNNNNNNNNNNNNNNNNNNNNNNNNNNNNNNNNNNNNNNNNNNNNNNNNNNNNNNNNNNNNNNNNNNNNNNNNNNNNNNNNNNNNNNNNNNNNNNNNNNNNNNNNNNNNNNNNNNNNNNNNNNNNNNNNNNNNNNNNNNNNNNNNNNNNNNNNNNNNNNNNNNNNNNNNNNNNNNNNNNNNNNNNNNNNNNNNNNNNNNNNNNNNNNNNNNNNNNNNNNNNNNNNNNNNNNNNNNNNNNNNNNNNNNNNNNNNNNNNNNNNNNNNNNNNNNNNNNNNNNNNNNNNNNNNNNNNNNNNNNNNNNNNNNNNNNNNNNNNNNNNNNNNNNNNNNNNNNNNNNNNNNNNNNNNNNNNNNNNNNNNNNNNNNNNNNNNNNNNNNNNNNNNNNNNNNNNNNNNNNNNNNNNNNNNNNNNNNNNNNNNNNNNNNNNNNNNNNNNNNNNNNNNNNNNNNNNNNNNNNNNNNNNNNNNNNNNNNNNNNNNNNNNNNNNNNNNNNNNNNNNNNNNNNNNNNNNNNNNNNNNNNNNNNNNNNNNNNNNNNNNNNNNNNNNNNNNNNNNNNNNNNNNNNNNNNNNNNNNNNNNNNNNNNNNNNNNNNNNNNNNNNNNNNNNNNNNNNNNNNNNNNNNNNNNNNNNNNNNNNNNNNNNNNNNNNNNNNNNNNNNNNNNNNNNNNNNNNNNNNNNNNNNNNNNNNNNNNNNNNNNNNNNNNNNNNNNNNNNNNNNNNNNNNNNNNNNNNNNNNNNNNNNNNNNNNNNNNNNNNNNNNNNNNNNNNNNNNNNNNNNNNNNNNNNNNNNNNNNNNNNNNNNNNNNNNNNNNNNNNNNNNNNNNNNNNNNNNNNNNNNNNNNNNNNNNNNNNNNNNNNNNNNNNNNNNNNNNNNNNNNNNNNNNNNNNNNNNNNNNNNNNNNNNNNNNNNNNNNNNNNNNNNNNNNNNNNNNNNNNNNNNNNNNNNNNNNNNNNNNNNNNNNNNNNNNNNNNNNNNNNNNNNNNNNNNNNNNNNNNNNNNNNNNNNNNNNNNNNNNNNNNNNNNNNNNNNNNNNNNNNNNNNNNNNNNNNNNNNNNNNNNNNNNNNNNNNNNNNNNNNNNNNNNNNNNNNNNNNNNNNNNNNNNNNNNNNNNNNNNNNNNNNNNNNNNNNNNNNNNNNNNNNNNNNNNNNNNNNNNNNNNNNNNNNNNNNNNNNNNNNNNNNNNNNNNNNNNNNNNNNNNNNNNNNNNNNNNNNNNNNNNNNNNNNNNNNNNNNNNNNNNNNNNNNNNNNNNNNNNNNNNNNNNNNNNNNNNNNNNNNNNNNNNNNNNNNNNNNNNNNNNNNNNNNNNNNNNNNNNNNNNNNNNNNNNNNNNNNNNNNNNNNNNNNNNNNNNNNNNNNNNNNNNNNNNNNNNNNNNNNNNNNNNNNNNNNNNNNNNNNNNNNNNNNNNNNNNNNNNNNNNNNNNNNNNNNNNNNNNNNNNNNNNNNNNNNNNNNNNNNNNNNNNNNNNNNNNNNNNNNNNNNNNNNNNNNNNNNNNNNNNNNNNNNNNNNNNNNNNNNNNNNNNNNNNNNNNNNNNNNNNNNNNNNNNNNNNNNNNNNNNNNNNNNNNNNNNNNNNNNNNNNNNNNNNNNNNNNNNNNNNNNNNNNNNNNNNNNNNNNNNNNNNNNNNNNNNNNNNNNNNNNNNNNNNNNNNNNNNNNNNNNNNNNNNNNNNNNNNNNNNNNNNNNNNNNNNNNNNNNNNNNNNNNNNNNNNNNNNNNNNNNNNNNNNNNNNNNNNNNNNNNNNNNNNNNNNNNNNNNNNNNNNNNNNNNNNNNNNNNNNNNNNNNNNNNNNNNNNNNNNNNNNNNNNNNNNNNNNNNNNNNNNNNNNNNNNNNNNNNNNNNNNNNNNNNNNNNNNNNNNNNNNNNNNNNNNNNNNNNNNNNNNNNNNNNNNNNNNNNNNNNNNNNNNNNNNNNNNNNNNNNNNNNNNNNNNNNNNNNNNNNNNNNNNNNNNNNNNNNNNNNNNNNNNNNNNNNNNNNNNNNNNNNNNNNNNNNNNNNNNNNNNNNNNNNNNNNNNNNNNNNNNNNNNNNNNNNNNNNNNNNNNNNNNNNNNNNNNNNNNNNNNNNNNNNNNNNNNNNNNNNNNNNNNNNNNNNNNNNNNNNNNNNNNNNNNNNNNNNNNNNNNNNNNNNNNNNNNNNNNNNNNNNNNNNNNNNNNNNNNNNNNNNNNNNNNNNNNNNNNNNNNNNNNNNNNNNNNNNNNNNNNNNNNNNNNNNNNNNNNNNNNNNNNNNNNNNNNNNNNNNNNNNNNNNNNNNNNNNNNNNNNNNNNNNNNNNNNNNNNNNNNNNNNNNNNNNNNNNNNNNNNNNNNNNNNNNNNNNNNNNNNNNNNNNNNNNNNNNNNNNNNNNNNNNNNNNNNNNNNNNNNNNNNNNNNNNNNNNNNNNNNNNNNNNNNNNNNNNNNNNNNNNNNNNNNNNNNNNNNNNNNNNNNNNNNNNNNNNNNNNNNNNNNNNNNNNNNNNNNNNNNNNNNNNNNNNNNNNNNNNNNNNNNNNNNNNNNNNNNNNNNNNNNNNNNNNNNNNNNNNNNNNNNNNNNNNNNNNNNNNNNNNNNNNNNNNNNNNNNNNNNNNNNNNNNNNNNNNNNNNNNNNNNNNNNNNNNNNNNNNNNNNNNNNNNNNNNNNNNNNNNNNNNNNNNNNNNNNNNNNNAGAAATAACGTTTCGCCTACTTATACTTCGAATTTGGGGCTGAAAATTTGATAGGAGGAGCAGCTCTGGATGGGGAAGCTGCTGTCAAAATTTCAGGTTGATCGGAGCAAGGGAAGGTGGTGAACCGGTGGTCGGTAGCGGCGGCGTTCTGGAATCTTCCGGCGGCCGGTTCGGAGACTTTCCGGCCGGTTCTCAGGGTGAGACCGGCGGCGTTGGATCCGGGGCGGAGAGAGCTTTCTGGGGATATAAAATTCCGGCGGAGGGCAGTCGAAATTTTGGTCGGAAATCGGGAAAAACAAAGCTGCCCGATTTTAGGGTTTTGGTTTTTTAGGGTTTAGACAAAAAAATGGTGGGCTATTGGCTTTAGGGTTAGAAAAAAGTGCATGATAACGTGATAAAGGATAAAGTGTAGAGACAAAGAGATAGCAAGAGAGTCATCATCTTATTCATTGATAGGAGCCATTTATATATGGAATTACACAATACCAATATGGT encodes the following:
- the LOC101307021 gene encoding uncharacterized protein LOC101307021, whose translation is MDKTWMLADRRSLRFEIGFENFLKVASDNAKDPNNIPCPCLKCCNNGFGSIQFIKDHVFFNGIMENYDRWKWHGECSYAARHGLSEGSETVEMNPDLGIEVDDVGNEDEELSTDSNEFMQFVEDGDKPLYPGCTKATKMNGLIETFNLKARYGLSDSCYSDILILFGTLLPDGNELPGSVKEVKKFLSTLGMEYEKTDACLNDCILYRGLHVAAQRCPTCTASRWKLAKDKSERVGVSVKTLWYFPPIPRFRRMFQSTFSAKQLTWHAKGRKKDGMMRHPADSPMWKMIDTKWPDFGIEPRNLRLALSSDGFNPFGAANSKYSCWPVILVTYNLPPWLCMKRKYMMLTLLISGPKQPGNDIDVYLQMN